The sequence ACACCAGATGAACCGCATCAATTTctgcaaatatatttcatttcgtCGATGGTGGATCAGCTGAACGTGCGGTGCAATATACAGGGAGCAAAACAGTTAAAGAGACGAATTATTGAACAGTTGCAAGCATTTTTTCACGCTAATAATGCTGTGGTTAATATGTTCAAAACAGCATTGGAACGAATGCCATCGGATACGCACAAATTTGTCATAAGAGCGGATTGTACTCCGACAGGTGAACATGTGCGAAGATTCAATGCACCCACCGTTAATGATGTTGCTGCAATTATTGTTGGCGATCCAACTAAATCACGAGACATTGTCGTTCAGCGAAGAAGCAATATCATGCATCGTGTAAACGAGACACATCGTTTGTACGATGCGTTACAATATCCAATCATTTATTGGCAAGGGCAAGACGGATACGACATCACGTTGAAGATGGTCGATCCAATTACAGGTACAATATTCACACActaattatttccattattacttttattggtttccattaacaattcatttaattttgcattttcaGGAGTatcaacgaataataaaaatctaagcgCAATGAATTACTATGCGTATCGTATGATGATTCGTACACATGAGGAGAATGTCATTCTGAAGTGCGGTCGGCTATTCCAGCAATTCGCTGTTGACATGTATGTCAAAGTCGAGACCGAACGTTTAGCGTTCATCAGATTCAATCAGCCAAAGCTACGATCTGAGGACTATATACACTTGCGTGATGCTATTCATTCAGATGGTGATGTTCAGAATATTGGACGACTGACGATTCTCCCATCAACTTATATCGGAAGCCCACGCCACATGCACGAATACGCTCAAGACGCTATGACGTACGTGCGAAATTATGGAACTCCGGATTTATTTATTACGGTCACATGCAATCCGAAGTGGACGGAAATTGAACGCGAGTTGGAACCGGGTCAAAAACCGCAAGATCGCCATGACATAATCGCCAGAGTATTTCAGCAAAAACTCAAGGTTATGATGGATGTGCTTACTAAGTATCGAGTTTTTGGTGACACACGTTGTTATATGTACTCGGTGGAATGGCAGAAGCGTGGACTACCGCATGCTCATATCCTAATTTGGTTGCTGAACAAATTACATTCAAATGAAGTGGATGACATTATATCAGCTGAAATTCCTGATCCAGTCACTGATCCCCGTCTACACGACATTGTGACGACACAGATGGTGCATGGACCGTGCGGTGCATTAAATCCATTATCGCCTTGCATGGCTGATGGAAAGTGCACAAAACGATATCCGCGACCGTTAGTTGCTGAAACAGTCACAGGGAACGATGGATATCCAGTTTATCGTCGGCGTTCAAAAGAAGATAACGGTCGAACTATCAAAGTTAAAATTCCAATTTAAGAGATTGAGATCGGAAATGAATTCATTGTACCATATTGCCCGCTGCTATCACGAATTTTCGAAACACATGCAAACGTTGAGAGTTGTCATTCGGccaaatcaatcaaatatttgtgCAAGTACGTCACAAAAGGCAGCGACATGGCTGTGTTTGGTATTGCGTCGGAAAATGTGAATGACGAAATCAGCAACTTCCAAATGGGCAGATACGTCAGTACTAATGAAGCACTGTGGCGATTATTGTCATTTCAAATTCATGAAAGATATCCCACAGTTGTACATTTAGCAGTGCATTTGGAAAATGGCCAAAGAGTTTACTTCACTGAGGCTAATGCGGCACAACGAGCTGAGAGACCACCATCGACAACGTTGACTAGCTTCTTTGCAATGTGTGAAGCAGATCCATTCGCAGCGACGCTGATGTACGTTGAAATGCCCAAGTATTACACTTGGAATCAATCAACAAAGAAATTCCAACGTCGCAAACAAGGAACCCCAGTTCCAGACTGGCCACAGGTGTTTTCAACTGATGCACTAGGTCGTATGTACACTGTTCATCCTAGAAAcgatgaatgtttttatttgcgaCTGCTGTTAGTAAATGTACGTGGACCGAAATCATTTGCGCATTTGAAAACTGTGAATGGCCACCAATGCCAAACATATCGAGAAGCATGTCAACTATTGGGTTTGCTGGAGAACGATTCTCATTGGGATTTAACACTTGCAGATTCAGTTGTTTCATCAAATGCGTACCAAATACGAACGCTGTTCGCAATTATCATCACCACATGTTTTCCTTCACAACCAATTCAGTTATGGAACAAATACAAAGACGCCATATGTGAAGATATCTTGCATCGCTTGCGTATTCAAACGAATAATCCTGACATCCAAATAACCGATGAAATCTACAATGAAGGATTGATTCTGATTGAGGATCAATGCTTGACTATTGCAAACAAGCTACTGATTGAAGTAGGAATGATTGCGCCAAATCGATCGATGCACGATGCATTCAACCAAGAATTAAATCGAGAGCTGCAATACAATGTTGATACATTGCAGGAATTCGTTAGAAATAATGTTCCGTTGCTGAATGAACAGCAAAAACAagtatacaaaacattaatgCAAGCGGTGGACAATAATACTGGTGGTCTATTCTTCCTGGATGCACCTGGAGGAACAGGGAAAACATTTGTCATTTCATTGATTTTGGCCACTATTCGATCAAGATGTGACATAGCTTTGGCGTTAGCATCATCTGGAATTGCGGCGACTCTTCTAGATGGCGGACGAAAACGAAATGTTACATAAAACGAATCTGGTGGCGAAACGGAGTTCGCCGGGTctgtctaatattatatatatatatgatatatacctttattattttatcgtcaagtagatatttaattttgattcgtTTTCCTTTAAACGTTTCTGTTGAATGACGTACCTATACCTAGtgaacttatatataatatcccgAAAGCGATCCatctagtattttattattattacaatttagtacatttatttttacttagtgAACTATTGAAGTAGACtatgtgaatatatattatcgtcGTTGCATACTCAATAATACACACGTGtatatgtctataataataccCATCGTAATAAGAGTCATTAGCTAACACTAGTAATATACTCGCTGAAAATGTCTAAAAGGCTTGTCAACCACCTATTTTTGCTTGTATTTGCTATATACTAGACTTTGCAGGGACTGTACacaatatatgtacaataatatgttataatattatataagaaatgtCTCGTTACGTATAATAACGTCGATAAGAAGCAGGGCTGGATTAAGATATTTTGCGCCCCGGGGCAAACCTGCCTAAAATTAAGAACcacttttttataaacataacattgttttactataatttggcatttattaaataatattagaaatatattgaaataatatgttaacaatctttttaatattactatatacctaatcaataaacaatgtaaatacatttattaaaataacaattttgtaaacatgatttaattttatttatttattaaaatgatatataaaatactgggaaattatgtaagtaaattattttatttttataaatacgctTTTCTTGATTTCTGTTTAGCGAATTAGTCAATACATTCATCCCATGACATAGATTcaagtaaaacattttcaatattaagaatagcaaatgaatttaattttttttttgaaagagtAGATCGAAAATAACTCTTGACCCTTTTTAAGGCCGAAAACTAGATACGTATAGATACGTATCTATACGTTTGAATAATCGGTCGAAGTTGTCGGTGGAaatgttatctatattatataatagtcgtttaataataattattattacgtgggCACTGTGACTATAGTTATTACTTGTAATTCAGATACCGGTAAATTCGTGGAAACGCGTATGTGAGTTTGTGCGCCGTGTACATTGTCATAATCGCTAATAGTTTTTTCACTCTAAATGGTACctacaatatttcaaaactttgcGCCTTTAAAATCTTGCGCCAGGTGCAGATGCCCTCTCTGCCCCCCTTTAATCCAGCTCTGATAAGAAGTGATATCGTTGAAGTAAAAATTGTTCAGTATGAagcaacatatatattatattatattatgtcagatTACCGGCGCTTTACCTCTACTCACTTTGAACGCAGTCCGGAATTTGTATGACATGAGATTATACAAAAGCGGGTTTATGGTAGCCGACAAGTAGTACAAAATTCCCGATACGTAGTTCAGAACCTGATAGACATTGGCATCGATTATCGAAGTGCTCGAATGGTCCTCGCGATTCATGTCTCCATAGATTGCAACTAGTCTTTGTGCTTGAAACGGCGCCCAGCAGACGAAAAAGGCTACCACCACGACCACTGCaaagtacaattaaaattaattttcaaaaaaataatttcaaaccaTAAATGAgttgaaattttaaagattttcatCACTGTACACTGTACAGAGCTGTGTGTGTATCGTGTAACTCTGTGATTGTGTCCGTGATTACACTTGTACTTACTCTAAATGTACTCACATTCCCAACTTGTTCTTATACAACCCAGTTTGTCCATTTACAAACACAGAATTATACacacaaattaacaatttaatattttttttttcaaatatataattgatcaactgtgttatatttttcatttctagTTTAGGtagactaattaataattaaaataatattattcgattacGCAATGATGACGttgaaattgatttaatattcataCTGCAGTTGCAGTTtgtaaatgtgttaaaaatataaatattaagtaatccATGCAGTGGTTGACGGTagattgtattttaaacattctGTTATGAACGGAAAGATGCGATTTTTAGTCTTGACGGTTTTTAttgcaattatattaaattattttaattttcaagacgAGATTTATCGTCGAGGACCTAGGTAAAATAtccattatagtattatacattcaattttGCATTTGGTACCTTTCATACCTCACCGTTCTCACTCCTCATAATCTAAAACAACTCTAATTTTGACCGGATAACGACCTAAGTCAGTGCATTTCATTTCAAcatcacctatatattataataaaatatgaggaactataataacagttatttaaGATTTGATAAGTATTGAtgaacatacatatatttaaataattttatattaaaaggaAGATTTTCAATTCTCCAAAACAGTAGATAAtggtttttatgtaaattagtacctggtacttataaataatttcaataatacaataataattaatatagttaacagtatgaattatatgaaaaattgaaaataacatattatattataaaatattatttaagttcatACATTTGTTATGCGCCTCGTTTATCTTCATACACGTAgatatattctttataataaacTTCATAAGTACTTACAAAACCAagtttattgtttgtatttatcGTTGGTTTGGGTATAAAAATTTACAGAATAATTACTAGTTACCGaggaaaattatttgtaaaataaatataaattaaaaataatatcaatcagTAAAATGACTTAGAATATTGTACATAGAGTTAAGTTACAAAAAAGAATTATCGCGGAAATGCCGTAAACctctaaaagttaataatattattgtaagttgTTCGGTATAATTATGGATTCAGAGCACGGAACAGTGGATTTTCGATTTAGATTGATTGTTTCTTAAGTTTGGTGtgacctataaggctataacctTCACCAAAAAAAACTTTGAAAGCTAACTATGCTTATATCGTTAAAACTTGTTTTCAAAATCTTAGGTTAAGAGGCCGTCGTGGTAAAAGTGTTacgtatacaacgctcaagAGATGGCGTTGAATTCCATCTCGCCGCCGTCGCGGTAGGCCGTAACCACGCCCATCGTGTACGCGACGGGGTCCGCGTGTTGTAATCGCGGgagaggtacattattatttcacggacGGTCGTGCTGAACGTTTCGCATCAAACGTCATTACAGGCCGTTACGTAAATTGTCGCACGTGAATTCTATACGTTGCGCTGGCTCGCTACTAGCTCGCAAGTCgcaaacctattttttaattaaagctcctgtttgcttaaaaatattaaccaataaattaagcctacaaattattatacaccagaactcgatttatatttctaacccaattactttttaaaatacatgtgaaataataatttcattacgattaaatagattttttagcaATAGTGTTGCGTATTTTacgttgtaacttataagtgacatgaaacaatttttgttcGATAATTTAAtctcctaaataaatattagcaacattttaaatagttttgattaataaatattggtgtatttacttattttaattttaaacatataatacctacataaaataagtataaaaaatgttataatcagggctgtgaatttattgttttaaaaatcataaaaaaataaatttcaaaaattttattgatatttatagaaaataacctAAAAAGTTGGTAACTGAGTATATCAGTACACAActcaaaacaaatcaaaattttttgaaatttttttcatgtatagaaaattctaatattaaaacatttcagTGAAAATAACCCTCATAAAAACTTAATGTGacttttttgtaaacatttttttttttttgataaaggtATAGACAAACTgatgaggaatcttgtattaaatttttaaatcggagatttaaaaagaaatatttttatgaatttatatctcaaaataatttgcaaattgttttcatttttacgtattttgttaatattttaatttttaactttaaatgcttataaaaaaaaaagtgactggatttttatactataacaaatcaaaatattttgaaaaatttttcatgtatagaaaaggctagtataaacataaacatttagtgaaaatttcatatgTTTACGATCATTTGTTTTAGACTTAcaccaaaaaccaaaatcgattttgtcaaaaaccgattttgcgtaaaaattctcgttttttcttaatttttattttgtttttttgggcgcttttaaaaactaaattgcgaaattaaaattttgacctcccccaaaaaaaaaatataggtatataaaaaaacacatcattgtaaaaccaatacattaaattcttgctccgctcagaatctaaaattttaaaattttaaatgttcgtaATCAACTAGAAACAAGTCAAAATGTTTTGgaaattttatcaagtatagtaattgataaatatacatatggTTTACATTCCAAGTgtctattaaaatttgtaagacaatttccgtatttaaatttaaaaaaggtggAAAAGcgagtatcgctctgctgtatagtagtgatggagactggagagtaggtcactataatggatgtgttaaatttgaatgcaatgacaggtatcattattgtatacgaaatcgATTCTGAATGATGATGGAgataatttgtcagtctaggattatattatattattagttatatttaaattgtaatatagtgacatatcgttattattttacgcaatttcgtaaaatatttaattttatacgctcgtacatttttttctacattgtcgctggagtttttttttttacagtgatttgaagaaaatgttatagagaaccttgtattgggttttagaTATAATTCACTAAaacattatgaattttcaacttaaaaatatcttgcaaattttcgcgattttgacatattatttagtaaacattttaacttttaatgcttaacttataaacaacaattgtgactaacaatttttgaatttttttttactacgctaagtgcaacttattataaaccttgtattatatctattttaaaaattttttaaacaaaaaaacttagatataggtacatcgaaaatttcaattgtcaataaatagcttaaaaaagtcaaaatattctaacttgatgaaaatttcaagtatttaaaatgattttttgtgttacagcaaaataaaaaaatccatattttcgaaaattgattatgcttaaaaattcccgtttttccgttccttttttaggtttttatttgaCGTTTTTGAAACTACTAGAAATTTTAACTCACCAAAGTATcatttagattcattttccatttcaaagaggggctgaagttaaaaattaaagcattatttctactccttcaaaacgtgatgacatacACGAAAACAAGTTGGTGCATTGggaaggtcaaaattaaaaattcctagtaATTTTCTAAAGAGCAGGGAAAAACAGACATTTTCACGCAAAatcggtttttgacaaaatcacaaaatcaattttggtttttggtgtAACTCTAAAACAAATGACCGTAGATACAAGGAATTTTAactgtttgtttgttttgtattatagaattttctaagcacgataacatttttaaaatacttaaattattttttaactattcactttttaagtttccaatttttttagttttttttctatgaatgtcaatcaaatgttatttgttgggtaataaaaacttaaaaattaaggacGAGGcgccttatataaattataataattgaaaaatattaataatacattttatacatagtcagtaatcacatttttttttataagcatttaaagttcgaattttgacaaaatataaaatacaaacaaatgaagaaaatgtgcaaattattttgttaaaaattcataaaaatttttctttttaaatctaaaatttaaaaatttaatacaagattcctcgtaagtttgtctaattttaaaaaaaaattatctctaccagaaactaaattagaatttttatgagtgtttgaaaagttcaaatttttacaaaattggtatTCACTCGATTTATCATGTACCtagcgattttcttattttgttgtaattaaaaaacaaataactgtatctagatattttaaataatttacactatatgtctattttatcaattgctatacttgataaaattttcaaaacattttcactCTTTCTGAGCTCTTTacggacattttcaattttttcaattttttattccacagttattaataaattagttattaaatttgttgggtCAAGAagcgtgaaaatttaattcaaggctCATGTAGATAAATCGTTACAatagcatttgaaaaatattaaaaataaatgggtacaattttttttataagcattttaagtttgaattttgaaaaaatttgtcaaattttaaattattttgtagttaaaaatgtatattataatatatcaaggtTGACTCTCCGTCTTCGATAAGATTCGTTTTTCTTATACagtgatattatatcattgaattcaaatttaacacaataatccaGTAAGTATATAGTGACTCACTTGTAACCTACTGTAAAGCAGATCGAcacccacttgcctacctttttttacttatacagttatactaatttaaatttaaaaaatttcgtcTTGAATGTCAATACGCTAATTTTATAGAACAATtgtctataattgaaaaaaaaaattgtttaaatcgtaCGTTTTCTAGCTGATTTGTGAAAATTTTacgatatagtattatgtcGTAGTTCCATTTTGCGTAAAATacgatagtaaataaaattacgaattataacatcgaaaaataaaataatattatttattgacaaaattattattttcgtattgacGTACTTGGCTATTTATAACCAGTGCGCGGCTGCGATAAATAACCAGTTTTGACCTATGGTGCGGTACGGCTGCATATGCAAGCGGGGTGGTGGAAGAAGTACTATTTCAGAACGCTGCCGCTGTAATCGCTTTAGCAGCACATGACGACGGcaaattcgtaatttttttgctaaaaacatgctttcgtacttccaatagtactcaggcctcgttgatcgtagaaacatgattttgatatcaaaataatcacgagaagttgtactaaatattcttggaacagaTTTTCGATATCTAAATTTgccgattttatatgattttttaaaaaaaagaaaaattttacaaatttcaaacacaTATCAAAttggaacgaaaaaaaattttaaaattctgttccaagaatatttagtacaacttctcgtgattattttgataccaaaatcatgtttctacgatcaacgaggcccgagtactattggaagtacgaaagcatgtttttcggTCGATTTTTTTCTACTGGGACGGCCTCTTAACGTTcactcatttttaatttataatattttcaacactGTTGCACAGAATTATtcaatgaatacaaaaaaacattttaagtaactttggctattataaaatagtgtttGTGCGATCATTAATTGGTGCAgttattctaaatatataaaacgaaaATTAGTAATATGCTTACTctaattttgtattacaatacaattattgattattagttattacatttaatttttataaagtaaatgtatacatttataactgtagataccatttaatataatgtaactaaataaatataatgatattgctATTATATCATCAAAacgctgaaaataaaaatattgtttatctcATGCAGCTGCCTGTCTGCAGCTGAGTGCACGTATTTCACgcaaatgtattttcaatactttACGCAATTTTTCAACAATACAAATCTATTCGAAGAAATACTCTTGGGGTGAAATTGTAtggaaaatagaaatatttcaaatgacGTGGTGTAGAACAATGGACAAAAAATAAGCTCAAAAAAGTGATCTTGTGGCACTGTGGGTTAGAATGCTTAACACGTTCGGGTGTGCTGGGTAGCTGCTATAAATGGCTCTATTTTCTTGTGTTTATACGATAATCCAACGTGGAAAGCTTCGAACAGCAATgttgacaatattatgttttattcattaACCTCGATTTGGGGTtcactataatgtattaaacatcATTCCGCGAGCAAAcattgtttgtaataatataagcaCTGTGTAACACCATCTAAGAAATTTGGTTCAGTTCGTGCATCAATCAGTGTTTGAAACGGCCTCGTCGTTCAATGAAAAAGAGGATCCGGTCTGAAACACATTTCCCTTCcaaatcgtaatatttttattgttatttatttattgattttaatatagtaattaatcattaaaatttgcaatttattttagtttcgtGTTAGATATAGGGatcagaatataatttttttacagtctatatttttatattataaaaggatATCTACATTCACCTTCCGTCTAAATTACAGATTGGTTTAGGCCTTTTGGAAGAAAATTGCTAGTATTATCCCTTTTCAGTCATAATATGTATTGGCAAGTCTAAAAAAGACATAGCGTTTAGACTTAGTATCATGTTAGGTGTACATGGTTTGGAGACTACACCAGTATTATAAACCAGGGTATATTCTTAACGTAGCTTATGAAACATTATGAGACTTTATCATGTACCTAGTTATGATTATCTTGTAGATTTTATAGGTACTTAGGTACTTAgccactattatttatttatacacgagATCATTGGAACCTTTGAATGAAACGTCGATAATGGCATAAATAGATATGCACttgttataacaattttaaaatgatggATATATCAGAGCATATGCATGTAATTAAGTACAcgtcttaataaaaatatatatcttatcaaaaataactatattcgataaaatattataataaattaatacttatacttaatactcatctttatattatatgatatgtaatttattcaatcaatattacataatgatatttatatatttttatataaaaataagatcacctaatagttaatttttattacatggggtttcaattagaaaaaaaaatatttaattttaataaaatctgtgcggtttagttttatttaattttattgctaATCCTCCAATACCgggtcattattttaatttttaataatagagaACTTAATTTAACAcgcatttgttatattattttatactttttaagtatacatGGTGTGTAGTATAatgatt is a genomic window of Rhopalosiphum padi isolate XX-2018 chromosome 4, ASM2088224v1, whole genome shotgun sequence containing:
- the LOC132928637 gene encoding uncharacterized protein LOC132928637 → MPRERRANIGRRTRHASQQQVYSRNLREERQNIIRENDRLRHRVSTRRSLASYNRLAFQYDPTANYSDDENLDIGRMTTICRYCNAVKFKRETVGLCCASGKVKLDPLLTPPQPLKTLFDGSDPDSSHFLQHILEYNNCFRMTSFGANIIREGGFMPTCKIQGQIYHLHGSMVPTPDEPHQFLQIYFISSMVDQLNVRCNIQGAKQLKRRIIEQLQAFFHANNAVVNMFKTALERMPSDTHKFVIRADCTPTGEHVRRFNAPTVNDVAAIIVGDPTKSRDIVVQRRSNIMHRVNETHRLYDALQYPIIYWQGQDGYDITLKMVDPITGVSTNNKNLSAMNYYAYRMMIRTHEENVILKCGRLFQQFAVDMYVKVETERLAFIRFNQPKLRSEDYIHLRDAIHSDGDVQNIGRLTILPSTYIGSPRHMHEYAQDAMTYVRNYGTPDLFITVTCNPKWTEIERELEPGQKPQDRHDIIARVFQQKLKVMMDVLTKYRVFGDTRCYMYSVEWQKRGLPHAHILIWLLNKLHSNEVDDIISAEIPDPVTDPRLHDIVTTQMVHGPCGALNPLSPCMADGKCTKRYPRPLVAETVTGNDGYPVYRRRSKEDNGRTIKVKIPI